In Archocentrus centrarchus isolate MPI-CPG fArcCen1 chromosome 1, fArcCen1, whole genome shotgun sequence, the following proteins share a genomic window:
- the med28 gene encoding mediator of RNA polymerase II transcription subunit 28 codes for MASSMSGMFTGQQPPGAHPVGGPGGPGQPSFASAAPRAQGNNTLVDELEASFEACFASLVSQDYVNGTDQEEIRTGVDQCIQKFLDVARQTECFFLQKRLQLSVQKPEQVVKEDVSELRNELQRKEMLVQKHLTKLHHWQQVLEDVSGQHRKPSDLPPPGPLAFLEQASANLPPAPLKPN; via the exons ATGGCTTCGTCCATGAGTGGGATGTTTACCGGGCAGCAGCCACCTGGTGCGCATCCTGTCGGGGGACCCGGTGGACCGGGCCAGCCGAGTTTTGCTAGTGCCGCTCCCAGGGCCCAAGGAAACAACACGCTGGTGGATGAACTGGAGGCTTCTTTTGAG GCATGTTTTGCATCCCTGGTGAGCCAAGACTATGTTAATGGAACAGACCAGGAGGAGATTCGAACAG GTGTGGACCAGTGCATACAAAAGTTCCTGGATGTGGCTCGGCAGACTGAGTGCTTCTTCTTACAGAAGAGGCTTCAGCTATCTGTGCAGAAACCAGAGCAAGTGGTGAAAGAG GATGTGTCAGAGTTGCGTAATGAGCTACAGAGGAAAGAAATGCTGGTTCAAAAACACTTGACAAAGCTGCACCACTGGCAGCAAGTGCTCGAGGATGTGAGCGGTCAGCATCGTAAACCCTCAGACCTTCCCCCTCCTGGACCGTTGGCCTTTCTGGAGCAGGCCTCTGCAAATCTGCCTCCTGCCCCTTTAAAGCCAAACTAA